In a single window of the Zea mays cultivar B73 chromosome 5, Zm-B73-REFERENCE-NAM-5.0, whole genome shotgun sequence genome:
- the LOC100272422 gene encoding Spliceosome-associated protein 130 A-like, producing the protein MYLYSLTLQRATGAVCAVIGSFSGRDSKKSAASGSGSTQEIAVARGSTLDLLRPDPETGRLRTLLSVDVFGAIRSLAQFRLTGANKDYLVVGSDSGRLVILEYSPDRNRLDKVHQETFGKSGCRRIVPGQLLAVDPKGRALCIAALEKQKLVYVLNRDAAARLTISSPLEAHKSNTLTFALAALDCGFDNPVFAAIELEYAESDRDPTGQAANQAQKLLTFYELDLGLNHVSRKVSEPIDNGANLLVTVPGGGDGPSGVLVCCDNFVLYRNQGHPEIRAVIPRRADLPAERGVLIVAAATHKQKSMFFFLLQTEYGDIFKVDLDHNGDAVSELRIKYFDTIPVTSAVCVLRSGFLFAASEFGNHALYQFRDIGREADVESSSATLMETEEGFQPVFFQPRALKNLMRIDEIESLMPVMDMRVANLFDEETPQLFTACGRGPRSTLRILRPGLAISEMARSMLPAEPIAVWTVKKNINDMFDAYIVVSFTNVTLVLSIGETIEEVSDSQFLDTTHSLAVTLLGEDSLMQVHPNGIRHIREDGRVNEWRTPGKKTITKVGSNRLQVVIALSGGELIYFEMDMTGQLMEVEKQDMSGDVACLAIAPVPEGRQRSRFLAVGSYDNTIRILSLDPDDCLQPLSVQSVSSAPESLLFLEVQASVGGEDGADYPANLFLNAGLQNGVLFRTNVDMVTGQLSDTRSRFLGLRPPKLFPCIVSHRQAMLCLSSRPWLGYIHQGHFLLTPLSCDTLESAASFSSDQCSEGVVAVAGDALRIFTIERLGETFNETAIPLRYTPRKFVILPKKKYIAVIESDKGAFSAEEREAAKKECLDASGAAENGNANNGDPMENGDGQDGAEEGNTFPDEQYGYPKAESERWVSCIRILDPRSRDTTCLLELQDNEAAVSICTVNFHDKEHGTLLAIGTAKGLQFWPRRTLAGGFIHVYKFVDEGRSLELLHKTQVEEVPLALCQFQGRLLAGVGSVLRLYDLGKRKLLRKCENKLFPRTLVSIHTYRDRIYVGDMQESFHYCKYRRDENQLYIFADDSVPRWLTTAQHIDFDTMAGADKFGNIYFARLPQDISDEIEEDPTGGKIKWEQGKLNGAPNKVEEIVQFHVGDVVTCLQKASLIPGGGECLIYGTVMGSVGALLAFTSREDVDFFSHLEMHLRQEHPPLCGRDHMAYRSAYFPVKDVIDGDLCEQYPSLPADMQRKIADELDRTPGEILKKLEDIRNKII; encoded by the exons ATGTACCTCTACAGCCTGACGCTACAGCGCGCGACGGGCGCGGTGTGCGCCGTCATCGGCAGCTTCAGCGGGCGGGACTCGAAGAAGTCCGCCGCCTCCGGGTCCGGCTCCACGCAAGAGATCGCCGTGGCCCGGGGCAGCACGCTCGACCTCCTCCGCCCGGACCCGGAGACGGGCCGCCTCCGCACGCTCCTCTCCGTCGACGTCTTCGGCGCCATCCGCTCGCTCGCGCAGTTCCGCCTCACCGGCGCCAACAAGGATTACCTCGTCGTCGGCTCCGACTCGGGCCGCCTCGTCATCCTCGAGTACTCCCCCGACCGCAACCGCCTCGACAAGGTCCACCAGGAGACCTTTGGCAAGTCGGGCTGCCGCCGTATCGTCCCCGGCCAGCTCCTCGCCGTCGACCCAAAGGGCCGCGCGCTCTGCATCGCCGCGCTCGAGAAGCAGAAGCTCGTCTACGTCCTCAATCGcgacgccgccgcgcgcctcacCATCTCGTCCCCGCTCGAGGCGCACAAGTCCAACACTCTCACCTTCGCCCTCGCCGCGCTCGACTGTGGGTTCGACAACCCCGTCTTCGCCGCCATCGAGCTCGAGTACGCCGAGTCTGACCGCGACCCCACGGGGCAGGCCGCCAACCAGGCGCAGAAGCTCCTCACCTTCTACGAGCTTGACCTGGGGCTCAACCATGTCTCCCGCAAGGTCTCTGAGCCGATTGATAATGGTGCCAATCTTCTCGTGACTGTACCGGGTGGTGGTGACGGTCCCAGCGGTGTTCTCGTGTGCTGTGATAACTTCGTGCTGTACCGGAACCAGGGCCACCCAGAGATTCGTGCTGTTATTCCACGCCGTGCTGACCTCCCTGCTGAGCGTGGCGTCCTCATTGTCGCAGCCGCCACACACAAACAAAAGAGTATGTTCTTCTTCCTGCTACAGACTGAGTATGGTGACATATTCAAGGTTGACCTCGATCATAATGGGGATGCTGTTAGTGAGCTCAGGATCAAGTACTTTGACACCATACCAGTGACATCGGCTGTCTGTGTGCTGCGCTCCGGTTTCCTCTTTGCTGCTTCTGAGTTTGGCAACCATGCACTTTACCAGTTCCGTGATATTGGTAGAGAAGCCGATGTTGAGTCATCTTCTGCAACACTGATGGAGACAGAGGAGGGATTCCAGCCAGTTTTCTTTCAGCCAAGGGCACTGAAGAACCTCATGCGCATAGATGAGATTGAGAGCCTCATGCCAGTCATGGACATGCGTGTCGCGAATTTATTCGATGAGGAAACACCCCAGTTGTTCACTGCCTGTGGCCGTGGTCCACGCTCCACGTTGCGCATCCTGAGGCCTGGCCTTGCCATCAGTGAGATGGCCCGATCAATGCTGCCTGCTGAGCCTATTGCTGTGTGGACTGTCAAGAAGAACATCAATGACATGTTTGATGCTTACATTGTAGTGTCCTTTACTAATGTCACGCTTGTGCTCTCTATTGGTGAGACTATTGAAGAAGTCAGCGACAGCCAGTTCCTGGACACGACTCACTCCCTTGCAGTCACGCTCCTTGGTGAGGACTCTCTAATGCAGGTCCATCCAAATGGCATCAGGCACATCAGGGAAGATGGCCGTGTCAATGAGTGGAGGACGCCTGGAAAGAAAACTATTACGAAGGTTGGATCAAACCGTCTCCAGGTGGTAATTGCTCTTAGTGGTGGAGAGCTCATCTATTTTGAGATGGATATGACTGGTCAGCTCATGGAGGTAGAGAAGCAGGACATGTCTGGTGATGTTGCGTGCCTGGCCATTGCACCGGTCCCTGAGGGGAGGCAAAGGTCCAGATTTCTTGCCGTAGGATCCTATGATAACACCATTCGTATCCTCTCATTGGATCCTGATGATTGCCTGCAGCCTCTAAGCGTCCAGAGTGTATCATCGGCACCAGAGTCACTCCTATTCTTGGAGGTCCAGGCATCAGTTGGTGGTGAGGATGGTGCAGATTATCCAGCCAACCTTTTCCTCAATGCTGGTTTGCAGAATGGTGTTCTTTTCCGTACCAACGTCGACATGGTTACGGGTCAGCTATCTGACACACGTTCTCGATTCCTAGGCCTGAGACCTCCAAAGCTGTTCCCTTGTATAGTTAGCCACAGGCAAGCAATGCTCTGCCTGTCCAGCCGTCCTTGGCTGGGTTACATACATCAAGGCCATTTTCTCTTGACACCACTGTCCTGTGATACACTCGAATCTGCAGCATCATTTTCTTCTGATCAGTGTTCAGAAGGTGTAGTTGCTGTTGCGGGAGATGCCTTACGTATTTTCACCATTGAACGCCTGGGAGAGACTTTCAATGAGACGGCAATCCCTCTGCGGTACACCCCAAGGAAGTTTGTGATTCTACCAAAGAAAAAATACATTGCTGTCATTGAGAGTGACAAAGGTGCATTCAGCGCAGAAGAGCGAGAAGCTGCTAAGAAAGAGTGCCTTGATGCTTCTGGTGCAGCGGAGAATGGAAATGCGAATAATGGCGATCCTATGGAGAATGGTGATGGTCAAGATGGTGCCGAGGAGGGCAACACATTTCCTGATGAACAATATGGTTATCCAAAAGCTGAATCTGAGAGGTGGGTTTCCTGCATTAGGATCTTGGATCCAAGGAGTAGGGACACAACCTGTCTGCTGGAATTGCAGGACAATGAGGCTGCTGTCAGTATCTGCACTGTGAATTTCCATGATAAGGAGCATGGAACTCTACTGGCTATTGGCACTGCCAAGGGTTTGCAGTTCTGGCCAAGGAGGACCCTTGCTGGTGGATTCATCCACGTATATAAGTTTGTGGATGAAGGGAGGTCACTTGAACTTCTACACAAGACACAGGTGGAGGAAGTACCTCTTGCATTGTGCCAATTCCAGGGGCGATTACTTGCAGGTGTTGGTTCAGTGCTCAGACTATATGATCTGGGTAAAAGAAAATTGCTCAGAAAATGTGAAAACAAGCTTTTTCCGAGGACATTAGTATCTATTCATACCTACCGTGATAGAATCTATGTTGGCGATATGCAAGAG TCATTTCACTATTGCAAGTACAGACGAGATGAAAACCAACTCTATATATTTGCTGATGACAGTGTTCCCAGGTGGCTTACAACAGCACAACACATAGATTTTGACACTATGGCTGGAGCAGATAAGTTTGGGAATATATATTTTGCTCGTCTTCCTCAGGATATCTCAGATGAGATTGAAGAAGACCCAACTGGAGGCAAGATTAAGTGGGAGCAAGGGAAGTTAAATGGTGCCCCTAACAAAGTTGAGGAGATTGTGCAGTTTCATGTGGGTGATGTTGTAACGTGTTTGCAGAAGGCCTCTTTGATTCCTGGTGGAGGTGAATGTCTTATTTATGGGACTGTGATGGGCAGTGTGGGAGCACTGCTTGCATTTACCTCCAGGGAAGATGTTGATTTCTTCTCTCACTTGGAGATGCATCTGCGTCAGGAGCATCCACCATTGTGTGGAAGAGATCACATGGCTTACAGATCTGCCTATTTTCCAGTGAAG GATGTGATAGATGGTGATCTCTGCGAGCAGTATCCCTCCCTCCCAGCTGATATGCAGAGGAAGATTGCTGATGAGCTGGACAGAACTCCGGGTGAAATCCTGAAGAAGCTAGAAGACATCAGGAACAAAATCATCTAA